In Zingiber officinale cultivar Zhangliang chromosome 3A, Zo_v1.1, whole genome shotgun sequence, the DNA window GCCCACCGCCCCCGAGCCCGCGTCCAAGAAGCACCCCAAGCTCTACCCCTCCGACGATGTCAAGACCCCCGTGCCCAATCGCCGCAGACCCAAGCCCGCCAATCTCCGGTTCCATCCCTCCCTAATTTCCTGATGCTTGATATTATCATTTCATTATGCAGTCATTTTTACACTGATTTGGTTATATAGATCCAGCATCACACCAGGAACCGTTCTCATCCTCCTCGCCGGTAGGGTTACTTCTTGTTACTGGTAAGTCAATTCT includes these proteins:
- the LOC122054109 gene encoding 60S ribosomal protein L6-2-like, coding for MAPSQPRVNNRNPLLICGIRKFSRSKMYHKRGIWAIKAKHGGTFPRHDPKPTAPEPASKKHPKLYPSDDVKTPVPNRRRPKPANLRSSITPGTVLILLAGRVTSCYWPFYC